From Rhodoferax sp. AJA081-3, the proteins below share one genomic window:
- a CDS encoding carboxymuconolactone decarboxylase family protein, with product MSRISIPTADQTLDAAKPLLAAVHKQLGVTPNLMKLVSHSPSSLDGYLALSGATGKGKLSVQLRERIALAVAEFNGCDYCLSVHDYLGRNLAKISDAELNAARDGQSEDARTQAALHFALQVLQTRGHVSDAALAAVRLAGFDEASVLEIVVNVSLNVLTNYVNNVAQTDIDFPKVSARLAA from the coding sequence ATGTCCCGTATCAGCATCCCTACCGCCGACCAAACCCTGGACGCCGCCAAGCCCCTGTTGGCTGCCGTGCACAAGCAATTGGGTGTCACGCCCAACCTGATGAAACTGGTCAGCCACAGCCCCTCATCGCTGGACGGCTACCTGGCGCTCAGCGGTGCCACCGGCAAAGGCAAGCTGTCCGTGCAACTGCGTGAACGCATTGCCCTGGCGGTGGCCGAATTCAACGGCTGCGATTACTGCCTGTCGGTCCACGACTACCTGGGCCGCAACCTGGCCAAGATCAGCGATGCCGAGTTGAACGCCGCCCGCGACGGCCAATCGGAAGATGCCCGCACCCAGGCCGCCCTGCACTTTGCGCTGCAGGTGCTGCAGACCCGCGGCCATGTGTCCGACGCCGCCCTGGCCGCCGTGCGCCTGGCCGGGTTTGACGAAGCGAGTGTGCTGGAGATCGTGGTCAATGTGTCACTGAACGTGCTGACCAACTACGTCAACAACGTGGCCCAGACCGACATTGATTTTCCCAAGGTCAGCGCACGTTTAGCCGCCTGA
- a CDS encoding acyltransferase family protein, which produces MNRRHDIDALRALAFGLLILYHLSMLYVTEWSWHVKSSYLSEALQIPMLMLNRWRMDLIFLISGISTAFLMHNTRIGDFLRQRNWRLLLPLAFGIVVVVPIQPYCEGVVNGVVQPGFVDFLARYYTAAPWPENAFAGWQHGYTWNHLWYLAYLWCYTLLMALLQPALATRAGQRLQAAFTGLRGTKLLLLPALPLLLYTVVLQPHFPGTNDLIHDWYMHAVYFTVFAYGWCLARSDALWAELLRLRKPALGLALGMGAIYLALVLRFKGDEEVSTATQWLIWTLRNVYVWTTLCSILGWSYALLNRPFRWLPWATEAVYPWYVLHQSLTVLLAYWLVPLHIGPVAEPLLVGVGTVLGCWILTSGLIVRTPWLRPLFGLKPHHRADTRAMASPA; this is translated from the coding sequence ATGAACCGCCGCCACGATATCGACGCCCTGCGCGCCCTGGCCTTTGGCCTGCTGATCCTGTACCACCTGTCCATGCTCTACGTCACCGAATGGTCCTGGCATGTCAAAAGCAGCTACCTGTCCGAGGCCTTGCAAATCCCGATGCTGATGCTGAACCGCTGGCGCATGGACCTGATCTTTTTGATATCCGGCATCTCCACGGCCTTTTTGATGCACAACACCCGCATCGGCGACTTTCTGCGTCAGCGCAACTGGCGCCTGCTGTTGCCGCTGGCGTTTGGCATCGTGGTCGTGGTGCCCATCCAACCCTATTGCGAGGGTGTGGTCAATGGCGTGGTGCAGCCCGGTTTTGTGGATTTCCTGGCGCGCTACTACACCGCCGCCCCCTGGCCCGAGAACGCCTTTGCCGGCTGGCAGCACGGCTACACCTGGAACCACCTGTGGTACCTGGCCTACCTGTGGTGTTACACCCTGCTGATGGCGCTGTTGCAGCCCGCGCTGGCAACACGTGCCGGCCAGCGCCTGCAGGCGGCCTTCACCGGCCTGCGCGGCACCAAGCTCTTGCTGCTGCCTGCGCTGCCGCTGTTGTTGTACACCGTGGTGCTGCAACCGCACTTTCCCGGCACCAACGATCTGATCCACGACTGGTACATGCACGCCGTGTACTTCACCGTCTTTGCCTACGGCTGGTGCCTGGCACGCTCGGACGCCCTGTGGGCCGAACTGCTGCGCCTGCGCAAACCGGCGCTGGGCTTGGCGCTGGGCATGGGGGCCATCTACCTGGCCCTGGTGCTGCGGTTCAAGGGTGATGAAGAGGTCTCCACCGCCACCCAGTGGCTGATCTGGACGTTGCGCAACGTTTATGTATGGACCACACTCTGCTCCATTCTGGGCTGGAGTTATGCGCTGCTGAATCGCCCGTTTCGCTGGTTGCCCTGGGCTACTGAAGCGGTTTACCCCTGGTACGTGCTGCACCAGAGCCTGACCGTGCTGCTGGCCTACTGGCTGGTGCCACTGCACATCGGGCCGGTGGCCGAACCTCTGCTGGTGGGCGTGGGCACCGTGCTGGGCTGCTGGATACTGACTTCGGGCCTGATCGTACGCACGCCGTGGCTGCGACCCTTGTTTGGTTTGAAGCCGCATCATCGCGCGGACACCAGGGCAATGGCCAGCCCCGCATAA
- a CDS encoding LysR family transcriptional regulator, producing MSAPFNYKHLYYFWVVAKEGGISRAAEKLDMAVQTVSAQVRELERSLGYALLKPAGRGLVLTDAGRAAMQQADHIFQLGENLPARIRDAVSAPSVRLSVGICDGLPKLVVRRLIQPVVAEPHLHLLCHEGNFGDLLGDLALHRLDVVLSDRPAPANPNIKLYSHALGSSTIAWYGTPTIATLARKDFPACLAEVPLLLPTAHTALRDRLDLWFEQRALRPRVVGEFADSALLKTFGASGMGVFPAAEWAHDDLLTHYAVQRIGPCDGVIEHFFAIGTEKKVQHPLVQRLLQPAL from the coding sequence ATGAGTGCCCCTTTCAATTACAAGCATCTGTACTACTTCTGGGTAGTCGCCAAGGAAGGTGGCATCTCGCGCGCGGCGGAAAAGCTGGACATGGCGGTGCAAACCGTAAGTGCACAGGTGCGTGAGCTGGAGCGATCACTGGGGTATGCCCTGCTGAAGCCGGCCGGGCGTGGGTTGGTGCTGACAGATGCAGGGCGGGCGGCCATGCAGCAAGCGGACCACATCTTTCAGTTGGGCGAAAACCTGCCCGCACGGATACGTGACGCGGTCAGCGCGCCCTCTGTGCGTCTGTCTGTTGGCATTTGTGATGGACTGCCCAAGCTGGTGGTGCGTCGCCTGATCCAGCCCGTGGTAGCGGAGCCCCATTTACATCTGTTATGCCACGAGGGGAATTTTGGCGATCTATTGGGTGACCTGGCCCTGCATCGGCTGGACGTCGTTTTGTCAGACCGTCCCGCGCCCGCCAACCCCAACATCAAGCTATACAGCCACGCACTGGGGTCCTCCACCATCGCGTGGTACGGAACGCCGACCATTGCCACTTTGGCGCGGAAAGACTTTCCGGCCTGCCTTGCTGAAGTGCCGCTGTTATTGCCCACGGCCCATACCGCATTGCGTGACCGGCTGGACCTTTGGTTTGAACAGCGTGCGTTACGGCCGCGCGTAGTGGGTGAATTTGCCGACAGTGCCCTGCTCAAGACCTTTGGGGCCAGTGGCATGGGCGTATTTCCGGCGGCCGAATGGGCCCACGACGATCTGCTGACCCACTACGCCGTGCAACGTATTGGACCGTGCGACGGTGTCATCGAGCACTTTTTCGCCATCGGCACAGAAAAGAAGGTGCAACACCCGCTGGTGCAGCGGTTGTTGCAGCCCGCGCTGTAG
- a CDS encoding CZB domain-containing protein — protein MDLNTAVQKHAEWKTKLRSAIAKQTQMDVVTLARDDCCELGQWLHGDAKARYGMLTAHTDCVHKHQAFHNEVAKVAAAVNAKRYAHAEGLLGAATPYAKASSALSVAFLQLRKATDHA, from the coding sequence ATGGACCTCAACACCGCCGTACAAAAACACGCCGAATGGAAAACCAAGCTCCGTTCTGCCATTGCCAAGCAAACACAGATGGATGTAGTCACGCTTGCGCGCGACGACTGCTGTGAGCTGGGCCAGTGGCTGCATGGCGACGCCAAGGCGCGCTATGGCATGCTCACCGCGCACACCGACTGCGTGCACAAACACCAGGCCTTCCACAACGAAGTGGCCAAGGTGGCGGCTGCCGTCAATGCCAAGCGCTATGCCCATGCCGAAGGCCTGCTGGGCGCAGCAACGCCATATGCCAAGGCATCCAGTGCGCTGAGCGTGGCGTTTCTGCAATTGCGAAAGGCCACTGACCATGCCTGA
- a CDS encoding zf-TFIIB domain-containing protein gives MKCPHCADSTLVMTDRQGVEIDYCPTCRGIWLDRGELDKLLDRAASAPAPAAAAVHTTRRTHQPDFEDSDYRGIQRHPRDRKKSWLSEIFD, from the coding sequence ATGAAATGTCCTCACTGCGCCGACTCCACATTGGTAATGACCGATCGGCAAGGCGTTGAAATTGACTACTGCCCCACGTGCAGGGGCATCTGGCTTGACCGCGGAGAACTCGACAAGCTCTTGGATAGAGCAGCCTCCGCGCCTGCCCCCGCCGCAGCGGCAGTGCACACGACGCGGCGCACCCACCAACCCGACTTTGAAGATTCAGACTACCGGGGGATTCAACGCCACCCGCGGGATCGCAAAAAGTCGTGGTTGAGCGAGATCTTTGACTGA
- a CDS encoding GNAT family N-acetyltransferase produces the protein MQADFAHQLCAPIETPRLLLTPRMGVHADAAFGPLQDDAIYEWISLDKPTDLNAMRAHWTRIESRLSNDGTEAWPVWAVTTRVDGTLIGQVDASVDDALVCTNLGYFFYPDFWGQGYASEAIRAIADFLIQKGIHRLVATVTVGNLASAQVLKKAGFAFTRIIPENDVLRGEPVDDEEYVRTV, from the coding sequence ATGCAAGCCGACTTTGCCCACCAACTTTGCGCTCCCATCGAAACTCCACGACTGCTGCTGACACCACGCATGGGTGTCCACGCCGATGCCGCGTTCGGACCCTTACAAGACGACGCCATTTACGAATGGATCTCGTTGGACAAACCCACTGACCTGAACGCCATGCGGGCGCACTGGACGCGCATCGAGTCACGCCTGTCTAACGACGGCACCGAGGCCTGGCCGGTATGGGCGGTGACCACGCGAGTGGACGGCACACTGATTGGCCAGGTGGATGCGTCTGTTGATGACGCGCTGGTGTGTACCAACTTGGGCTACTTCTTCTATCCAGACTTTTGGGGCCAAGGTTATGCAAGCGAAGCCATTCGCGCCATTGCGGACTTTTTGATCCAGAAGGGTATTCACCGCCTGGTGGCTACCGTCACCGTGGGCAACCTCGCATCGGCCCAGGTGCTGAAGAAGGCGGGCTTTGCCTTTACCCGCATCATTCCTGAGAACGACGTACTGCGCGGTGAGCCGGTGGATGACGAGGAGTACGTGCGCACGGTCTAG
- a CDS encoding YciI family protein: MKYMLMIYASEAAENAMPPAEMGAIMQAYGAYTDALVKAGALQAGERLRPVTDATSVRVRNGKSEVLNGPYADTQEQLGGYYIIDVPDLDAALVWAARCPSSSYGTIEVRPIWEM; encoded by the coding sequence ATGAAATACATGCTGATGATCTACGCCAGTGAAGCCGCTGAAAACGCCATGCCCCCTGCCGAAATGGGCGCCATCATGCAAGCCTACGGCGCCTACACCGATGCCCTGGTCAAGGCCGGCGCGCTGCAGGCCGGCGAGCGCCTGCGCCCGGTCACCGACGCCACCTCGGTGCGTGTGCGCAATGGCAAATCCGAAGTACTCAATGGCCCCTATGCCGATACGCAAGAGCAACTGGGCGGCTACTACATCATCGACGTACCCGACCTGGACGCCGCCCTGGTCTGGGCCGCGCGCTGCCCCAGCTCGTCCTACGGCACGATTGAGGTTCGGCCGATTTGGGAGATGTAA
- a CDS encoding LysR substrate-binding domain-containing protein: protein MDRFHLINVFVAVVDTQGFAGAARKLAISPPAVTRAINELEAHLGLRLLTRTTRTVRVTDAGERYAQDCRRILAELAEADESVSGQHGAPRGRITLTAPVLFGGMVVTPIVTGYLQRYPEVSASCLFLDRVVNLVDEGVDVAIRIGELPDSTMQAIRVGQVRQLICAAPDYLTAHGIPLTPDDLYRHTIVSANSVTPNPEWRLVHNGEPRSVRLQARMTTSTNDSAVAAVVGGFGITRLLSYQVAAHLRDGRLKTVLTEYEAPPLPVHVVHREGRQAPQRVRAFIDMAVERLRAEVAVQ, encoded by the coding sequence GTGGACCGCTTTCACCTGATCAATGTTTTTGTGGCCGTGGTCGACACCCAGGGCTTTGCCGGTGCCGCGCGCAAGCTGGCCATCTCGCCACCGGCGGTCACGCGGGCCATCAACGAGCTGGAGGCGCACTTGGGCCTGCGGCTGTTGACCCGCACTACGCGCACGGTGCGGGTCACAGACGCTGGCGAACGCTATGCGCAGGACTGCCGCCGCATCCTGGCAGAGCTGGCAGAGGCAGACGAGTCAGTCAGCGGTCAGCATGGCGCGCCGCGCGGTCGCATCACGCTGACGGCGCCCGTGCTGTTTGGAGGCATGGTGGTCACCCCCATCGTTACCGGGTATTTGCAGCGCTACCCCGAGGTCAGCGCGTCCTGCCTGTTTTTGGACCGTGTGGTGAACCTGGTGGATGAAGGGGTGGATGTGGCCATCCGTATCGGCGAGTTGCCAGACTCCACCATGCAAGCGATTCGCGTGGGGCAGGTGCGGCAACTGATTTGCGCCGCGCCCGACTATCTGACGGCCCACGGGATTCCATTGACCCCCGACGACTTGTACCGGCATACCATCGTGTCGGCCAACAGTGTTACCCCCAACCCGGAGTGGCGCCTTGTGCACAACGGCGAGCCGCGCAGCGTGCGCTTGCAGGCCCGCATGACCACCAGTACCAACGACTCGGCCGTGGCCGCCGTGGTGGGCGGCTTTGGCATAACGCGGCTACTGTCGTATCAGGTGGCCGCACACCTGCGCGACGGTCGGTTGAAAACCGTGCTGACCGAGTACGAGGCACCGCCATTGCCGGTGCATGTGGTCCACCGCGAAGGCAGGCAGGCGCCGCAGCGGGTACGGGCCTTTATTGATATGGCAGTGGAGAGGCTGCGGGCGGAGGTGGCTGTGCAGTGA
- a CDS encoding sodium-dependent bicarbonate transport family permease, whose amino-acid sequence MQSFFDPAILFFVFGILAGSLRSNLEIPPQISRFLSLYLLMALGLKGGFALAQSGLTADVLISLGAALGMAIAVPLLGYMVLRRFLSGFDAAAIAATYGSVSAVTFITAVQYLDNHGIQFGGHMAAAMALMESPAIVLAVVLANHARQRNASATSIGVLGANPPPLGRVLHEALTDGAQLLLLGAMLIGMLTGEAGQAAMKPFSVDLFKGMLAFFLLDMGLLAARNMGKLKEQSAWLLVYAIAAPLVHAGIALCLGWALDMSSGNVALLMVLSASASYIAVPAVIRHAIPEANPTLYFGLSLGLTFPFNILVGIPLYVHVAQRWL is encoded by the coding sequence GTGCAAAGCTTTTTCGATCCCGCCATTCTGTTCTTTGTCTTTGGCATTCTGGCCGGCTCGTTGAGATCCAATCTGGAAATACCGCCGCAGATATCGCGTTTCCTCTCTTTGTACCTACTCATGGCGTTGGGGCTCAAAGGTGGTTTTGCCCTGGCGCAGTCCGGTTTGACGGCGGACGTGCTCATAAGCCTGGGCGCTGCACTGGGTATGGCCATTGCGGTGCCCTTGTTGGGGTACATGGTGTTGCGCAGATTCTTGAGCGGCTTTGACGCCGCAGCCATCGCAGCCACCTACGGATCTGTCAGTGCGGTTACGTTTATCACCGCCGTACAGTACCTTGACAACCATGGCATCCAGTTTGGCGGCCACATGGCGGCGGCCATGGCACTCATGGAGTCCCCTGCAATCGTATTGGCTGTAGTGCTGGCCAACCATGCACGCCAAAGAAATGCCTCAGCAACTTCCATCGGCGTGCTCGGCGCCAACCCTCCACCGCTTGGACGCGTCCTCCACGAAGCACTGACTGACGGGGCCCAACTCTTGCTGCTCGGCGCAATGCTAATCGGCATGCTGACCGGCGAAGCGGGCCAAGCCGCGATGAAGCCTTTCTCGGTTGACCTGTTCAAGGGCATGCTGGCCTTCTTCCTGCTGGACATGGGCCTGCTGGCCGCGCGCAACATGGGCAAACTCAAAGAGCAGTCTGCCTGGCTGCTGGTGTACGCCATTGCCGCACCCCTGGTGCATGCGGGCATTGCACTGTGCCTGGGATGGGCGTTGGACATGTCGAGTGGCAACGTAGCGCTGCTGATGGTGCTGTCGGCCAGTGCGTCCTACATCGCTGTACCAGCAGTCATTCGCCATGCCATTCCAGAGGCCAATCCCACGCTGTACTTCGGGCTGTCGTTGGGCTTGACGTTTCCGTTCAACATCCTGGTCGGCATACCACTCTATGTGCATGTGGCGCAACGTTGGCTTTGA
- the kynU gene encoding kynureninase, protein MTITLQDCQQRDAADPLRGLRDLFSIPAGVIYLDGNSLGVMPKAAAARAAEVITQEWGTGLIRSWNTAGWFDLPQRLGNMIAPLIGAGKDEVVTTDTTSINLFKVLSAALSIAAQDAPQRKVIVSERSNFPTDLYIAEGLCKERGYTLQLVEPEEIAAALTADVAVLMLTHVNYRTGAMHDMAAVTDAAHAAGALVVWDLAHSAGAVPVDLTGAKADFSIGCGYKYLNGGPGAPSFVWVNPKHADRFWQPLSGWWGHAKPFEFTADYQPAAGITRYLCGTQPIVSMSLLECGLDGFKAAEALGGMAALRAKSLALTDLYIQLVEERCQGYGLGLATPREHAKRGSQVCLTREHSATGSGAFAIVQALIARGVIGDFRAGDGGIHKDILRFGFTPLYIGFEDVWNAVEHLRQVLETAEWKKPEFNQKHAVT, encoded by the coding sequence ATGACAATCACCTTGCAAGACTGCCAACAGCGCGACGCGGCCGACCCTCTGCGCGGCCTGCGCGATTTGTTCTCCATCCCAGCCGGGGTTATTTACCTGGACGGCAACTCACTGGGCGTCATGCCCAAAGCCGCCGCCGCACGCGCTGCCGAGGTCATCACGCAAGAGTGGGGCACGGGCCTGATCCGCTCGTGGAACACGGCCGGCTGGTTCGACCTGCCACAGCGCCTGGGCAATATGATCGCGCCGCTGATAGGCGCAGGCAAAGACGAGGTGGTAACCACCGACACCACATCCATCAACCTGTTCAAGGTGCTGTCCGCCGCGTTGTCCATCGCTGCGCAGGACGCACCACAGCGAAAAGTCATCGTCAGCGAACGCAGCAACTTCCCCACCGACCTGTACATCGCCGAAGGCCTGTGCAAGGAGCGCGGCTACACGCTGCAACTGGTGGAGCCCGAAGAAATCGCCGCCGCGCTGACCGCCGACGTGGCCGTGCTGATGCTGACCCACGTGAACTACCGCACCGGCGCCATGCACGACATGGCTGCCGTTACGGATGCAGCCCACGCAGCCGGCGCGCTGGTGGTGTGGGACCTGGCGCACAGCGCCGGTGCCGTGCCGGTGGACCTGACCGGCGCCAAAGCCGACTTCTCCATTGGCTGCGGCTACAAATATTTGAACGGCGGGCCGGGCGCACCGTCCTTTGTATGGGTCAACCCCAAACATGCGGACCGTTTCTGGCAACCGCTGTCCGGCTGGTGGGGACATGCCAAGCCGTTTGAATTCACGGCCGACTACCAACCCGCCGCCGGTATCACCCGTTACCTCTGCGGCACGCAACCCATCGTCAGCATGTCGTTGCTGGAGTGTGGGCTGGATGGCTTCAAGGCAGCCGAAGCCTTGGGTGGCATGGCGGCGCTGCGGGCCAAGTCACTGGCGCTGACGGACTTGTATATCCAGTTGGTGGAGGAGCGTTGCCAGGGCTACGGCCTGGGCCTGGCTACACCGCGCGAGCACGCCAAACGCGGCTCGCAAGTTTGCCTGACCCGCGAACACTCCGCAACGGGATCGGGTGCCTTTGCTATCGTGCAGGCCCTGATCGCCCGTGGGGTGATTGGTGACTTCCGCGCGGGTGATGGTGGCATCCACAAAGACATTCTGCGTTTTGGCTTTACGCCGCTGTACATCGGTTTTGAAGACGTGTGGAATGCGGTGGAACATCTGCGCCAGGTGCTGGAGACCGCAGAGTGGAAGAAGCCGGAGTTCAACCAAAAGCACGCGGTTACGTAG
- a CDS encoding LytTR family DNA-binding domain-containing protein, which translates to MANHSNPPPADAQAWLARYRPWQHVVEPALWVLLFCGQATLNSLTVWLDISRIGLGFARWEPVVWEWSSNLVLLALVPAVIAFERRFPFQWESWRANWRWHVMASVVFSVVHVLAMVGLRKLAYASQGADYGFGNWPLELFYEYLKDARSYSSILILVALYRLLLLRLQGEASLLDAPDDGPAVEPVERPERFLVRKLGKEYLLPAAEVEWLQAWGNYVNLRVRSHDYPLRATMAAIEARLDPARFVRVHRSYIVNLDYVQEIEPLDSGDARACMRDGGQVPVSRRYRDSLRKLAQTGSV; encoded by the coding sequence ATGGCAAACCATTCAAATCCTCCACCCGCAGACGCCCAGGCTTGGCTGGCGCGTTATCGGCCTTGGCAACATGTTGTCGAACCGGCGCTTTGGGTCCTGCTGTTTTGCGGCCAGGCCACGCTGAACAGCCTGACCGTCTGGCTGGACATTTCCCGCATCGGCCTGGGCTTTGCGCGCTGGGAGCCGGTGGTTTGGGAGTGGAGCAGCAACCTGGTGTTGTTGGCTCTGGTGCCGGCGGTCATCGCTTTTGAGCGGCGTTTCCCCTTCCAGTGGGAGAGCTGGCGGGCCAATTGGCGCTGGCATGTGATGGCCAGTGTGGTTTTCAGCGTTGTCCACGTGCTGGCCATGGTGGGCCTGCGCAAGCTGGCTTATGCCAGTCAGGGTGCGGACTATGGGTTTGGTAACTGGCCGCTAGAGCTGTTTTACGAGTACCTGAAAGACGCCCGCAGCTACAGCTCCATATTGATACTAGTGGCCCTGTACCGTCTGCTGCTGCTGCGTCTGCAGGGAGAGGCCAGCTTGCTCGATGCTCCAGACGACGGTCCTGCGGTGGAGCCGGTGGAGCGGCCGGAGCGTTTTCTGGTGCGCAAGCTGGGCAAGGAATACCTGCTGCCCGCCGCCGAGGTGGAGTGGCTGCAGGCCTGGGGCAATTACGTCAACCTGCGGGTGCGGTCCCATGACTACCCGTTGCGTGCCACGATGGCCGCCATCGAGGCGCGGCTGGACCCGGCGCGTTTTGTGCGCGTGCACCGCAGCTACATCGTCAACCTGGACTACGTGCAGGAGATCGAGCCGCTGGATTCGGGGGATGCCCGCGCCTGTATGCGCGATGGGGGGCAGGTGCCGGTGAGCCGGCGCTACCGGGACAGTTTGCGCAAGCTGGCGCAGACGGGGAGTGTTTGA
- a CDS encoding RNA polymerase sigma factor yields MGDVTASADAARWAAETAARHSYGKLVAFLSRRTRDVAAAQDALSAAFEAALQQWPVQGVPASPEAWLMAVAKRQAIDAQRRTATSDAATDDLLLLTPASTEDREDADRAIPDDRLALLFACAHPAIERSVRAPLMLQTVLGLDAGSIASAFLVPPTTMGQRLSRAKAKIKQAGIPFKLPEREDLPERLDTVLEAIYAAFTQGWSDPAGLDPRHHNLSDEGIWLGQLVAALLPNEPEALGMLALMLHAHARRAARRDASGAYVPLGQQDPRLWDTTLIDAAERLLHQASALRVIGRFQLEAAVQSAHVIRRFTGHTDWPAVAQLYGALAELTGSPVVEINRAVAVAECEGAARGLEILDSVADDPRVANYQPYWAARAHLLQRSGAREAADAAYAQAIGLELDPAVRRYLQQQRNGL; encoded by the coding sequence TTGGGAGATGTAACTGCTAGCGCAGATGCCGCACGATGGGCGGCTGAGACCGCTGCCCGCCACAGCTACGGCAAGCTGGTCGCGTTCCTGAGCCGGCGCACGCGCGATGTGGCGGCGGCGCAGGACGCGTTGTCGGCCGCGTTTGAGGCCGCGCTGCAGCAGTGGCCCGTGCAGGGTGTGCCCGCCAGCCCCGAAGCCTGGTTGATGGCCGTGGCCAAGCGCCAGGCCATAGACGCCCAGCGCCGCACCGCCACCAGCGACGCGGCCACGGACGACCTGCTGCTGCTCACCCCCGCATCGACCGAAGACAGGGAAGACGCAGACCGGGCAATCCCCGACGACCGTCTGGCCCTGCTGTTCGCCTGCGCCCACCCGGCCATCGAACGCAGCGTGCGCGCACCGCTGATGTTGCAAACCGTGTTGGGCTTGGACGCCGGATCAATAGCCTCCGCCTTTCTGGTGCCACCCACCACCATGGGCCAGCGCCTGTCGCGCGCCAAGGCCAAGATCAAACAGGCTGGCATTCCGTTCAAGCTACCCGAACGCGAAGACCTGCCCGAGCGCCTGGACACCGTGCTGGAGGCCATCTACGCCGCCTTCACCCAGGGCTGGTCCGACCCCGCCGGCCTGGACCCACGCCACCACAATCTAAGTGATGAAGGCATATGGCTCGGCCAGCTGGTTGCAGCCCTGCTGCCGAACGAGCCCGAAGCCCTGGGCATGCTAGCGCTGATGCTGCATGCCCACGCCAGGCGCGCGGCGAGGCGCGACGCCAGCGGTGCTTATGTGCCCCTGGGCCAACAAGACCCCAGGCTTTGGGACACGACCCTGATCGACGCAGCAGAACGCCTGTTGCACCAGGCCAGCGCCTTACGCGTCATAGGCCGCTTCCAGCTGGAGGCCGCCGTGCAGTCCGCCCACGTCATCCGCCGCTTCACCGGCCACACCGACTGGCCCGCCGTAGCCCAGCTCTACGGCGCCCTGGCCGAGTTGACCGGCTCGCCAGTGGTGGAAATCAACCGCGCGGTGGCTGTCGCCGAATGTGAAGGCGCGGCGCGTGGGCTTGAGATTTTGGACAGTGTTGCCGACGATCCGCGCGTCGCCAACTACCAACCCTACTGGGCCGCACGCGCCCATCTGCTACAGCGCAGTGGCGCGCGAGAAGCGGCCGATGCGGCTTATGCACAAGCCATTGGTCTGGAACTGGACCCGGCGGTGCGGCGGTACTTGCAGCAGCAGAGAAATGGGCTGTAG
- a CDS encoding pyridoxamine 5'-phosphate oxidase family protein, producing MPERHYTSDIAFTPTVKAIQSRKGSRNGYARMEQGCGWQTEITPELESFIAQQTSFYLATASADGQPYIQHRGGPAGFLRVLDAQRIAFVDFAGNRQYISSGNLAENPKAHLFLMDYAHRQRIKIWGEAQVVEGDAALTAQLMPQDYAARAEQVIVFTVKAWDANCPQHIPVRLEARDVQRALDMRDARIQELEAALARLQSPQTSAPENRA from the coding sequence ATGCCTGAGCGCCACTACACCAGCGACATCGCTTTTACGCCTACCGTCAAAGCCATCCAGTCCCGCAAGGGCTCACGCAATGGGTATGCCCGCATGGAACAAGGCTGCGGCTGGCAAACAGAGATCACGCCGGAACTGGAAAGCTTCATCGCCCAACAAACCAGCTTCTACCTGGCTACGGCCTCGGCGGACGGCCAGCCCTATATCCAGCACCGCGGTGGCCCGGCCGGGTTTCTACGGGTGCTGGATGCCCAGCGCATCGCGTTTGTGGACTTTGCCGGCAACCGCCAATACATCAGCAGCGGCAACCTGGCCGAGAACCCCAAGGCTCATCTCTTTCTGATGGACTACGCCCACCGCCAGCGCATCAAGATCTGGGGCGAGGCGCAGGTGGTGGAAGGCGATGCGGCGTTGACCGCGCAACTGATGCCCCAGGACTACGCGGCCCGTGCAGAACAGGTCATCGTTTTCACTGTCAAGGCTTGGGACGCCAACTGCCCGCAGCACATACCGGTGCGGCTGGAAGCCAGAGACGTGCAGCGTGCGTTGGACATGCGGGATGCGCGCATCCAGGAGCTGGAGGCCGCACTTGCGCGTTTGCAGAGCCCACAAACATCGGCACCAGAAAACAGAGCTTGA